The Panicum hallii strain FIL2 chromosome 5, PHallii_v3.1, whole genome shotgun sequence genome contains the following window.
GTGTAAATAAAAAGTTCCCATATCTGTGATTTTGAAAGCTGGAAAAAAATCAGGCATTAAGAATCTAAAAATGTTTATTAATTAGTAGGTAAGTCTTTTACAAATAAGTTGGAACCCCATATGAATTTACATAGCAAAAAAAGAAAATTTTCTGAAAAGAAATGAAAGTGTCATGTTTTTGTCCAAACTATATCCGCTTTTAGGGGCATGCACTATGCTAATTTTACACCATCCAAAATATCCTGGAATTTGTAGGGAACTGGAGTGGATGGGATGGTAGTTCGACCTTGAAGATCTGTCGATTTCTtagggcctgttcgtttcccaccctctaaactttagacccatcacatcaaagagaatcttgctatttagaaatattaaataaaatctgtttattaaattttttgcacagctgtgtgctaattcgcgagacaaatttaatgagcctaattaatccataatttgccacagtgatgctacagtaattattcgctaatcatggactaatatacctcattagattcgtctcgcgaattagcactagggttctgcaattagttttgtaattagactttatttaatacttctaaatgacaagattctctttgacgtgacccctctaaactttaggtacccggaaacgaacacacccttaggtACGTCAGTATTCAGTACAGGTGATGATCATGGACTCATGATAGTATCTGGTCCCCCACATATCCATTTGAAGTCAAGCACTAGCGGGGACAATAGTACTACCCTATGGCTAGAACTTTCTAATAAAAAACAATCGAGTGTCTGATTCATAAGAGGCCAACTATATAAGTGCATTCCTTAGTCTGAAAACAGGGACAAATCCAGTGCTAAAATGGTATCCACCCAAGCattgcctccctccctcctcaaCTGTAATAAGCCTCCATGTAAATTGTGTGTGATGTGGCGACCACAGAGGTCTCATGGTAATCTTGCTTTCAGGTAAAAAAGATTACGCCAAAGTGTACATCCGTATAATGATACAAAGCTCCAACTAAATGAATACACGTATACATGGCACCGGTGTACTGTATATACTACTATGCAGCTCTGTACTCGATCGGGCACGCAGGCAGGCGTCTACTGCGAGAGGTTGTTGAGCACCTGGAGCAGCACCTCCCTGAAGCGGCCAACGTCGACGGCGATGTCCTGGCCGTCCATGAGCGTCTGCCTGATGAACATGAACCCCTTCTTGTGCAGCGACGTCGGGTCGGTGAAGATCTTGTGCCCGCTGGGGAACTTGTCCTTGAGCGTGCTCTCGCCGACGCCCACCTCGTACTGGATGTACCGGAGCCCCATCGCCTCCGCCGGGTCGCCGTAGTCCGCCCGCGCCATCCACTGCAGCCCGCCCCACGGCACGATCTGCACCAGCGTCGCCCCCGGCGGCAGGAACATCATGTTGGTCAGCCCGGCGCCGTGCACGCCCACCAGCGCGTCGCACGAGTTGATGAGCGCCCCGACCTGCGCGATGTCGTTGCCCACGTCGGACTCGTTCACCACGGCCTCGAACCcgacctcctccgccgcgcggACCACGGCGTCCAGGTTCAGGAGCAGCCGGGTGCGGTGCCGGGAGATGATCAGGAGCCGGGGCTTCAGGCCCGTGCCGTCGCCCAGCCGTGTCGGCGCGTCCCGGGGCAGCGACAGCGCGCGCCGGACGAACCGCGTGAAGTCCGGCGTCGCAAGACCGTCCGCGCTGCGCTCCCGCTCGATGATGAGCTCCTTGTGCGCGCGCAGGCTCACCACGGCGCGCGGGAAGCAGTGgacctcgccggcggcgccggccttGGCGAGGTCCAGCGGCGCGTGTCGCGACAGCTCGTGGAGGAGCTTGTCGTACTTGACCAGCCACCACGAGGCCACGTTCGCCATCACCAGCTGCACGTCGCCGCGGTACCGCTGCGCGGTGTTGTACAGCGGCACCAGCACGTCGGAGAAGTCGTGGAAGATGTTGCCCGTGTACCCGCCGATGGAGAACACTACCGCCGGCCCGGCGTGCGACCGCGTGCACCGCGGCGCGCCGGGCGCGTCGCCCGTCGACCGCACCGTGACCTCCGTGATCCGGCCCATGCACGTCTCGTCGCCCTTCCGCGGGTACGGCCGGACCCGGTGCCACTGGCCGCTGCCGGCCCCGGTCGCCGGGTCGACGACGACGAACGCCGACGCGTTGGCGTCCAAGCGGATGTCGCCGGCCATGTCGCATATGTCGCTGCGGAAGTCGGAGAAGTCGCACAGCGGCGgccgctgctgctggtggtggtccCCGCCGCCAGATCCTGCACTCGTCGTGACGTCACGTTGGTTAATTCGTTAG
Protein-coding sequences here:
- the LOC112891908 gene encoding uncharacterized protein LOC112891908; protein product: MKGGGGDKAGRGGRLLPQQQPLRLESQRFRLLSLVGGCFVFCLVFLLSSRPDATAFGTVSPRAALDGARRPAAVKTLRTSSSGFGGDFHVDILPQQQRQRLRQSVEQSAGDKTATEWVRDTVIVEERSDAEASEAAAEPEEAGRDGDGNAAAAASNPDDQPAPGAEEKEVRDDAVVTTAAAAAATTTTAQPAAEITATAPDLPEGKARAAGGGQSKLQEQPARQRQEELHEPARSGGGDHHQQQRPPLCDFSDFRSDICDMAGDIRLDANASAFVVVDPATGAGSGQWHRVRPYPRKGDETCMGRITEVTVRSTGDAPGAPRCTRSHAGPAVVFSIGGYTGNIFHDFSDVLVPLYNTAQRYRGDVQLVMANVASWWLVKYDKLLHELSRHAPLDLAKAGAAGEVHCFPRAVVSLRAHKELIIERERSADGLATPDFTRFVRRALSLPRDAPTRLGDGTGLKPRLLIISRHRTRLLLNLDAVVRAAEEVGFEAVVNESDVGNDIAQVGALINSCDALVGVHGAGLTNMMFLPPGATLVQIVPWGGLQWMARADYGDPAEAMGLRYIQYEVGVGESTLKDKFPSGHKIFTDPTSLHKKGFMFIRQTLMDGQDIAVDVGRFREVLLQVLNNLSQ